Part of the Mycolicibacterium mageritense genome is shown below.
TGCGGGGCTGCACGTCGACGACCGCCCGCAGCAGGTCCAATTGCTCTGCGGGCAGGTCGATGTCGTCACGGTCGTAACCTTCGGATTCCGCTTCCGCCGACAGGCCGAGGAACACGATCGCGGTGTCGGCAGACCGGGCGGCGTCGACCGCGCTCGCGACATCGGGGGAGTAGGTCACCTCGTGACCTGCCGCGTGGCTTCGGATCTCGTCGAGCGGGATGTCGACCCGGGTCGGGTTCACGTGCGAGCTGCCGCCGCCCTGGTAGCGCGGAGCTTGTGCGAACGGGCCGATGACGGCGAGTGTCGACGGCGAGAGCGGCAAGACCTCGCCGTCGTTCTTGAGCAGCACGACGGCTTGTGCGGCTGCCTCGCGGGCCAGCCGGTGATGCGCGTCGGCGTCGAAAGGCGTGCGAGTGCCGGCATTTTCCGTTGCGCGGGCGGCCAGTCGGGCGACCCGGCCCGCGGCCCGCGTGACGACGGATTCGTCCAGCGCGCCCTCCTGCACGGCCGATACGACGTCGGCGTCGGTGATACCGCCCGTCGCGGGCATCTCCAGGTCGAGGCCGGCCGCGACCGCGGCGACCCGGTCGCGCACCGCGCCCCAATCGCTGACCACCACACCGTCGAAACCCCACTCGCCGCGCAGCACCTCGGTCAGCAGCCAGGCGTTCTCTGCGGCGTACGTGCCGTTGATGCGGTTGTACGAACACATCACCGTCCACGGTGCGGCGTCGCGCACCACGCGTTCGAACGCCCGCAGGTAGATCTCGCGCAGCGTCCGCTCGTCGACATCGGAGCTGGCCCGCATCCGGTCGTGCTCGGCGTTGTTGACCGCGAAATGCTTCAGCGACGCGCCGACACCCCGGCTCTGCACGCCGCGCACCCACGCCGCGCCGAGTGCCCCGGACAACAACGGATCCTCGGAGTAGTACTCGAAATTGCGCCCGCACCGCGGATCTCGTTTGATGTTGACGCCCGGCCCGAGCAACACGTGCACGCCCAACGACCGGCACTCGTCACCCAGGGCCACGCCGATCCGCTCGACCAGCTCCGGATCCCAGGTCTGGCTGAGCCCGACTGCGGGCGGGAAACACGTCGCCGGTTCGCTGCTGGCGACGCCGAGATGGTCTGTGGCACTGCCGGATTGCTTGCGCACCCCGTGTGGGCCGTCAGTCAGCATGATCGCCGGAACGCCGTCGACGGCCTTGGTCGTCCAAAAAGTCGCGCCGCTGCCCAGGGCGGCGCGTTGCGGCAGGCTCAGTTCGGCGATGCGTGTGTCGTAGGGGGTCACCTTTCCCGAGGGTAGCCGTGCGCGGCGGGTGTGCGGTTTCCCGGGGCTACGTCCCGCGGGGCTCTGCCTTTACAAATTTTCAGTGAACTGTCACGCTGAGTTCTGGTGTGACATTGCCGTCGCAGCCCGCAGGAGGGAACCCACGTGACAGTTGCCAGTACGCCGCAGGCACGCGAATACAGCCCGTTCGACATCACGTCGCACGAGTTCTGGAGTCAACCGTTCGACGTGCGCGACGAGACTTTCGCACAGCTGCGCGCGACGGACGGCCTGACCTGGCACCGGCCGCTGCCGACGCTGTTCGACATCTCCGAGCCCGGGTTCTGGGCGCTGACCCGGCGCGCCGACCTCCAGTTCGCGAGCCAGCATCCCGAGCTGTTCACCTCGACCCTCGGAGTGGCGCTCGACCCGATGCCCGCCGATGTGCAGCGCTTCGCATCGTTCTTCCTCACGATGGACCCACCCGAGCACACCACCTATCGCAAGCTGATCAGTTCGGCGTTTACGCCGCGCAACGTGCGCAGGATCGAGGAGCAGATCCATGCCAACGCCGTGGCGGTGGTCGACGACCTCGTCGGTGCGGGCGACATCGACTTCGTACACGACTGCGCGGCCCGGCTGCCGATGGTCACCATCCTCGACATGCTCGGCGTGCCGAGCGCCGATCAGCCTGCACTCGCGAGGGCCGCCGAAAAGCTGTTCAGCATGAGCGACGACGAGTATTCGAGCATCGAAGAACGCGCGGCCGACACCATCAACGAGATCATGCTCCTGTCCGGTACCGGGGTGGAGCTGGCCAAGTTCCGCCGCGCCAATCCCGGTGACGACCTCATGACGAGCATCGTCGATGCCGAGGTGGACGGGCACCGGCTGACCGACGACGAGATCGGGGCGTTCCTGATCCTGCTCGCCTCCGCGGGTAATGACACCACCAAGCAGACCACCACGCACGCGATGCTGGCGTTGGCCGCGAATCCGGAGCAAAAGGATTGGCTCATGGCGGATTTCGAAAACCGTATCGGGCTGGCCGTCGAGGAGTTCGTCCGGTGGTCGACGCCGGTGCTGCAGTTCGCCCGGTTCGCCACCGAGGACGTCGAGGTCGCGGGCCAGCGGATCAACGCGGGCGACAAGGTGGGGTTGTTCTACTGCTCGGCCAACCGTGACGAGTCGGTGTTCACCGAACCGCAGCGATTCGATCTGAGCCGTTCGCCGAACCCGCACGTGGGGTTCGGCGCGGGCGGTCCGCACTTCTGCCTCGGCAACCAACTGGCCAAGACCGAACTGCGAAACCTGTTCCGTGAGTTACTGACCCGGCTCAAGACCGTCGAGTTCGGCGAGCCCGAGCTGCTCTACAGCAGCTTCGTGCACGGCATCAAGCGCGTGCCCGCGTTTGTGCGGTAGCGGCCTCCCCGCGGAACTGCATTCCCGGTCGCTAAGACCGAGCGTCAGCGACCGGGAATGCAGTTCCGCGGAGAAGGTGGGCGGCGTGGGCGCACCAAAACCGACTGCTGGATCGCGCCCACGGCGCCGGTCTGGTCGAACAGGGTTCCCACCGTGGTGCCGATGCCGTCCGGGCCGTAGCTGGTGTCGGCCCGGATGCCGATCCAGTCGCCGTCGGGCACGCGATGCACGTGCACCACGAGATCGGTGTTGAGGAACGTCCATTCGCGGATGTCGATCTTGGAGCCGATGCCGTTGGCGTCATCGGCGACGGTGAACAGGCGCTGCAACGGCGTCATCGCTTCACCCTTGACCAGGTCGACCATGGGCTTGAGCCACGACTCGCCCGGCCCGGGCGCCTGCGGCACCGTGAGCCACCGCCAGTCGATGCTGTGCACGTAGTTGGGCTCCCAGTTCTTGGCCATGTCGCGACTGCGGGCCCGCTCCAACGGCGGCAGCGGCGGCGCGGCCGCGTGCCGCAACGGCGCGGTGTCCAGCGTCAGCATGCGCCAGCCGCTCGCGCGGGCCACGACTCGCGGTGCGCGGTCCGGTCCCGGCGCGAGCATCTCGGCGCTCACCAACTCGATCTGCTTGCCCGGCCGGTCCAGCTGGGCGCGCACCCACAGATCCCCCTCGGACGGCACGGCGCCCATCAGATCGACCGCGACGCGGCTCAACCGGGTGTCGCTGCGTGGCTCACAGAGCTCGAGCGCGCGGACCAGCAACGCCGAGACGGGGGCCGCGTGCTGAATGGCTGCCGACCAGGTGCCGCGCACCAGGTCCGTTGCGCGAAATCTCGCGCCGTGCCGATCGGTGTCGATCAGCTCGTAGTAGGAGTCCGACATGGCCGCCCGTCAGTGGTGATGGACGTGGTCACCGGGTGCGGCCACATCCACCATGAGCGCCTCGATGCGAGACGACTTGGTCCCCACGAGCCGCTGCGGATACGCATCGGCCGTGGTGACCAGGAACAGGGTGCGGCCTTCCGGGCCGCCGAGCGCGCACGCGATCGCAGTGCGGTCACCGACGTCGACCCGGTCGGTCACGGCTCCACCATCCACGATGCGCTGGAAGCGATGCGCGAGCGTCAGCGCGGTCCAGACCCCGCCCTCGGCATCGATCGCGATACCGTCGGGCGGGCCGTCGAGCCCTTCGGCGAACACCCGACGGTCGGACAGATCGCCGTCGGCGCCGACGGCGAACGCGCTGAGGCGACGCCCGGTCGATTCGGCGACGATCAGCGCCGTGCCGTCCGGTGTGATGGCCATGCCGTTGGGGAAGTCGAGGTGTTCGGCGACCACGCGCGCGGTGCCGTCGGGATCGATCCGCACGATCACCCCGCCCGAGCGAGCCTGCGAGCCCACGTAGGCGCGGCCGTGCCCGTCGATCACCAGGTCGCCGAGCGCCGCGGGCACCAGTGCACTCACGTCGGCCAGCACATCCACGGTGTCACCGTCGTAGCGCAGCACCTGGCGGCGTTCCGTCGAGACGATCAGCAGCGTGCCGTCGGGCCGAAAACCCAAGCCGGAGGGGGCATGTCCCGGCACGCTCAGCGTCGTAATGGCGCCGCCGAGGGTCACGGTGTGCACGGCCTCGCCGAGCATGTCCGAGAACCACAGCAGCCCTTCGAACCAGCGTGGCCCCTCACCGAAACAGAATCCGTTGGCCAGTTCGGTTGTCCGCACCAGTTCGGCCCCGACCGTCATGTCCACGCGCCTTTACAAATCACGCCTCAAGTGTCACGCTCGCAGGGTGTCACTGTCAACCACCGGGACGCCCTAGATGAAGAAGTTCTACGGCCACACGCTGCTGTATCTGCACGAGACCATCGATCTGGGCTCCGGTCGCGTAGACCGATTCACGGAAACCTTCGACGAGATCTACCAGCCGATGATGGCCGACCTCGGCGCGCGGTTGTTCGCGTTGTGGGAAACCACGCCGTACAACGGGCACTGGCCGCAGGTGACCGTCATGTGGGAGATCGACGCGTTCGCCGACTACGCGCGGATCGGCAGGGCGCAGGCCGCGGGCGGCAGCCATGAAAAGCCCGCTCTGCAATGGGCGGCATACCTCTCCGAGAGCGGTGCCAGCGGTGAAGGCCGGATCATGTACGCGGGCAAGTACAACAAGACGCTGACGCAGCTGCGGCAGGAGAACTTCCGCGCGGGTCTGGTGATCCAGGAGATCATGCAGACCAAGCCGGGCCGGCAGGACGACTACATCCGTGAGTTGGAACGGCTGTACGTGCCGTGGTCGGAATCGACCGGTAAGCGCTGGCTCGGGTCGTACATCACCACGTTCCGGTTCAACGAGGTCATCCACTACTGGGCGCTCGACGACGACTGGGACTGCTTCGAAAACCACTACCCGTCGTGGAAGGACAGCCCGCCCGCGGAAATCGTCACCTGGATGAGCGTCGCCCCCGCGCTGCGCGACGGTTGGGAGGATTCGATCCTCGCGGCGCTGCCCTCTTCGCCGTTGCAGTAGGTCCGCGATGAAACAGCCAGTCCTGCAGGACTTCACCTATGATCCGTTCGACCCGGACGTGATGGCAGATCCGCTGCCGTACTACCGCATCCTGCGCGACCGACACCCGGTCTATCACATCGACAAATGGGACACCTATGCGCTGTCCCGGTTCGACGACATCTGGAACGTACTCGGGGTCAACGACGGAACGTTCGTGGCGTCGGAGGGCACGCTGCCGGCCGCGAATGTCCTCGCTCGTCGTAACGACGGCCCGGTGCCCGATCCGCCGCTGCACCCCATGCCGTTTCACGCCAATTTCGATTCGCCGATCTACGAGAACGTCCGCCGGTGCACGTCGGCGCAGTTTCGCCCCCGGTCCGTGACCAGACTGGCGGACCGGATCCGCACGCTGGCCAACGAACGCCTCGACGAGTTGCTGCCGCGAGGCCGATTCGACCTGACGCAGGATTACGGGGGCATCGTGGCAGCGACGATGGTGTGCGAATTCGTCGGGCTCCCAGCCGCTCTGGCTCCCGAGGTGCTCGCGACCGTGAACGCGGGAAGTCTCGCGCAGCCCGGCGAAGGTGTGGAGGTCGGCAACGCCCGCCCAGGGTACCTGTCATATCTCACCCCGATCGTCGAACGCAGGCGGGCCGAAGGTGCCGACGGCAGCGTGCCGATCGCCGACAGCCTGATCTCATACCGGCTGCCCGACGGTTCGGCGTTCGGCGACATGGAAGCCGCCGTGCAGATGCTGGGGGTGTTCATCGGCGGCACCGAGACGGTCCCGAAGATCACCGCGACCGGGCTCTGGCAACTGCTCCGCCATCCAGACCAGTTGGCCGCGGTACGTTCCGATCTCGAAGGCAACGTGCCGACCGCCCGGGAAGAGATCATCCGGCACAGCGCGCCCGCGCAGTGGTTCGCCCGAACGGTGCGGCGGCCCTTCACCATTCACGGCACCACCATCAACCCCGGGCAACGCGTCATCACGCTGTTGGCGTCGGCGGCCCGTGACGAGCGGGAGTACGACAACCCTGACGATTTCATCTGGAACCGGCCGATCGAGCGGCTGCTGTCGTTCGGCCGCGGGCAGCACTTCTGCCTCGGCGTGCACGTGGCGCGGCTGGAGATCACGATCATGATCCAGGAGTGGCTCAAGCGCGTGCCGGACTACCATGTCGACGAAACCGCCGCGTCCCGGCCGCCGTCGAGCTTTCAATGGGGCTGGAACAACCTTCCCGTGGAGGTGTGACGTGTGGTGTTACCGCCTGGTCGCGCCGTTCACGTTCGAACGCACCGACGTCGCGGAGCCCTCGCCGGAGTCACTGTGCGACGGGCAGGTGCTCCTGAAGTTCGAGGCCGCCGGGATCTGCGGCAGCGATCTGCCCGGATTCCGTGGTGCTCAAGGAAAACTCCCCGGCGACACCGGGTCTCGCGCCGCCGAGATGAACGGCTTCCCGATCCACGAGATCGCCGGCGAGGTGCTCGCGAGTCGCCATCCCGGTCACCTGCCGGGAGCCCGCGTGGTGGGTTGGGCCTCGGGCTTCGACGGTCTGATGGCCCGCGTGGTCGCAGACGGGAACGGCCTGGCTCCCTACGACTCGCAGCTGTCCCCGCAGTCAGCCGTCGGCCTGCAGCCGCTCGCGTGCGTGCTGTACGCCGTCGAGCAGCTCCCTGGACTTGCCGGGCGTCACGTCGCGGTGCTCGGGCAGGGCTCGATCGGCCTGCTGTTCTCCTATGTGGCAAAGGCTCTCGGTGCCGCCAAGATCACCGGCGTCGACCCGGTGGACCGCGCTCAGATCGGCCCGCGGTTCGGCGTCGACGACGTGGTCCGGGCTACCAGCGACCGGTGGGTTCGGCACCTCGACCCCCGCGACAAACCCGACGTCGTGATCGAGGCCGTCGGGCATCAGGTCGCAACCCTCAACCACGCGCTGGAGGCCGCGGCATTCGGCGGCACGGTCTTCTACTTCGGCGTGCCGGACGACGACAGCTATCCGATCAGCATGCGCACCATGCTGCGCAAGAACCTGACGCTGAAATCCGGCGTGACACTGGACCGCCGGCGGATGCTGCACAGTGCCGACGAGTTCGCCCGCGCGCATCCCGACCTCCTGCCTGCCTACATCACGCACACCTTCGGAATCGACGATGTGCAGGCCGCGTTCGAGTTGGCGTGCCTGCCGACGCCGGGCCGGGTCAAGATCGCGATCACCGCATGAACCCCAGCAGGCTGCAGGCAGTACTCGGCCGGCGCGAGCCGATGTGGGGCGGCTGGGTGGTGGGCCCGACCATGCTCGGACCCGAGGAGTTCGCGGCGGCGGGATACGACTATGTCGGATTCGACGTCCAGCACGGCTATCTCGACGACGCCGACGTGGCGCTGTTGTTGCGCCGGGTCGAGCATGTGCCGATCGCGACCGTGGTTCGGCTGCCGTCGGCTGATCCGGCACCGATCGGCCGGGTGCTCGACGCCGGCGCCGACGCCGTGATCATCGCGATGGTGGAATCGGCCGAGCACGCCGCACAAGCGGTCGCTGCCACCAGGTACGCGCCCGGCGGGGTTCGCAGCTTCGGCCCGTTACGCGCGAGCCTGGGACTCGACACCACGGCGCTCGAGGCCCGCGTGTCGGTCTTCGTGATGATCGAGACCGCACGTGGACTCGGCGCCGTCGACGACATCTGCGCGGTTCCGGGATTGACCGGGGTGTACGTCGGACCTGCCGATCTGGCCATCTCGATGGGATTTCGGCCTGCCGACGCCTGGACGCAGCCTGACGTCGGCGGGGCCATGGCGGCGATTCAATCCACTGCCACATCAGCGGGCCTCGTCACCGGGATTCACGCCGGTACCGGAAAACTCGGAAAGGCAGCGGCCGCACAGGGTTACCGCATGATCACGCTGACCTCCGAATCTCAGGCGTTGCGCCGTGGCGCGGCCGGGCATCTGCACGACGCGACCGGCCAGGCCGAGGACCGACAAGGGGGATACCACTGACCAAACCCACCGACCACGTGGCACTGGTGACCGGTGCGGCACGCGGCCAGGGCGCGGCAATCGTGCGCCGGCTGGTGGCCGACGGCTTCCGGGTGGCCGCCGCGGATCTGCTGGTCGACGAGTTACGGTCGAGCACAGCAGAATACGACGACGCCGTGATCGCCGTCGCGCTAGATGTCACGTCCCCCGATCAATGGCAAGCCGCCGTGGCGACGACGGTGGAGAGGTTCGGGTCGCTACGCACCCTGGTCAACAACGCCGGCGTGCTGCACCGGGCTCCGATCGCCGTCGAGACGCCGGACGGTTTCGAAAACAGTTGGCGCGTCAACTGCCTCGGCCCGTTCCTCGGAATCCGCGCGGCCCTCGAATCGCTGCGCCGCGTCGACGGCGCCGCCATCGTCAACACGTGCAGCACCGGTGCCATCCGGGCGTTTCCCGACCACGCCGCGTACGGGTCGGCCAAGTGGGCGCTGCGAGGTCTCACGCAGGTCGCCGCGGCCGAGCTGGGCCCGGCGGGGATCCGGGTCAACGCGGTGTTTCCCGGCCCGGTCGAGACGCCGATGCTCGACCCCGCCACCCAGCGCCGGCTCGCGGCCAGGGCCGTGACCGGGCGGCTCGGGAAGGCCACCGAGATCGCCGATGCGGTCGCGTTCCTGGTGTCCGACCACGCGTCGTTCATCACGGGATCCGAACTGGTCGTCGACGGCGGGCAATGCCTGCAGATCGGATGAGCATGCCCACGTCCATCGGGATCATCGGCGCCGGCCCGGGCGGGCTCGCGCTGGGAATCTTCTTGAAGAAAGCCGGTTTCGCCGACTTCACCATTTTCGACCGCGAGGACGGCGTCGGCGGAACGTGGCGGATCAACACCTATCCGGGTTTGGCGTGCGACGTGAAATCACATCTGTATTCGTACTCGTTCGATCTCAACGCCGAATGGTCGCGACTGTGGTCGGGGCAGCCGGAGATCCTGGCGTACTTCGAGCGCTGCGCACGGCGACACCAACTGGCCCCGCATCTCAAGCTCAACACCGAGGTGGTTGCCGCGCAGTGGGATTCCGATCACTGGTGCCTGAAGACCAAGGCGGGCGAGGAATACCGGTTCGATGTGGTGGTTTCGGCGGTGGGGTTGTTCACCCGGCCCGTGCTGCCCAACCTGGTCGAGGAGGAGCCGTTCACCGGCACTGTGATGCATTCCGCGCGGTGGGACCATTCGGTCGATTTCGACGGTGCGCGGGTGGCCGTGCTCGGCACCGGGTCGACCGCATCACAGGTCGTACCCGAATTGGCCAGGGTGGCCGGGCACGTGTACTCGGTGCAGCGCTCGCCGACGTGGATCCTGCCGAAACCGGACCGCGCGTACACCGAGCGGGAGCGCTGGCTCTTCGCCCATGTGCCACTGGCCAAGAAGATCTACCGGGCCAGGCTGTGGCTGCGCAGCGAGGCGAACATCGCCGTCATCGAGAACGGCAGCGAAAAGACGCAGCACTTCCGGGCGATCGCCATGAGGCTGCTCGAATCAACGGTCACCGATCCGGAATTGCGCAACCGCCTGACGCCGGATCATCCGTTGGGTTGCAAGCGGTTGGTGTTCTCGTCGGACTTCATCCCGACGCTGACCCGCCCCAACGTCGAGGTGGTCTCCAGCCCGGCGCGGGCGTTGCGGGCCCGGTCGTTGGTGACCGACGACGGGCGCGAACTCGATGTGGACGTGGTGGTGTGCGCGACGGGTTACGCCGCAGCCGACTATCTGGGCGAGATCGACGTGGTGGGGGAGGACGGAATCTCGTTGCGCGACACCTGGAATGACGGCGCATACGCCTATCTGGGGATGGCGGTGCCGGGCTTTCCGAACTTCTTCATGCTCTACGGGCCGAACACCAATGTGGGGTCCAACAGCGTCATCTTCATCCTGGAAGCGCAGGCCCGGTACATCGTGCGGGCGCTGAAGCACCTGCGCCGCAAAAAGAAGTCGTACGTGGCGGTGCGGCCCGATGTGATGGCCGCGTTCCTCAGCGACATCGACAGGTGGATGCAGGGCACGGTGTGGCTCACGCGCTGCAGCAGTTACTTTCGGGCGCCGAACGGCCGGGTCGTCACGCAATGGCCACGCAGCGCACGGGCATTCTGGACGATGACACGCCGTTTCCGGCCCCGCGCCTACGTTTTCGACCCGCCCGCGGTACGCGCAGGCGCACCGGCGGGCGCCACGTCCGGTCGCAGCGACGGTTAGCCGGATGGGTTGGCTCGATCGGCTCGATCCCGCGTTGCGGCACCTTGCCGAGGCGCGGACGGATCTCTCGCCCGCTGCACTGGGCGCAGTACGCGCGGGCCTGAACCGGCGGCGCCGGAACGCGGCGCGGATTCTCGACACCCCGGGTGTCGACATCTCCGGCGGCAGCGTCTCGCTCGGCCGGCGCACCGTCGCGATACGCCTCTTCCGCGGCGGTCCCGCACCGGCACCCGCGGTCGTCTACTGCCATTCCGGCGCGTTCGTCCTCGGCAACCTCGACACCGATCAGCTGCAGTGTGTGGAACTGGCCCGGCAAGGCGGGTGCGTCGTGATCGCGATGGACTACCGGTTGGCCCCGGAGCACCCCTTTCCCGCCGCGCTCGACGACGCGTTGCTGGTGCTGAGGTGGGTGGCTACCCGCTCGGACGAACTCGGAGTCGACCCGACGCGCATCGCGGTGGCAGGCAGCAGCGCAGGCGGGGCGTTGGCGGCCTTGATGGCCCAGCGGTCGGCCTCCGGGCAGGCACCACGAGTGGTGCTCCAGCTGTTGCACCAGCCGGTGCTCGACGACCGGCCGACCGTTTCCAAGCACCGGTTCGCCGACACGCCCGGCATCGACGGCCCGGCGGTCACGGCCATGTGGCAGCACTATGTCGCGGGCCGCGAGGTGCCCGAAGCCGTCCCGGCGCGCGCGGCCGATCTCACCGCAGTGGCACCGGCCGTGATCACGTGCTCGGAGCTGGATCCGCTGCGCGACGAGGCCCTGGATTACGCCCGCCGCCTCCTGGCGGCCGACGTGCCCACCGAGCTTCATGTTTTCCCGGGCACGTGCCACGGATTCGATTCGCTGCTGCCCGAGTGGGAGATCAGCCGACAGCTGTTTGCCCTGCAAGGAGCCGCGTTGCGGCGCGCCCTGTATTGACGTGTGCGTTAGCTGAGCTGCTCGGGGGCGCGCGAGGCCACCGATATGGGCGATAATGCCAATCTGCGTTACGGAGATCGCGCGACGGTCACCGTGCGGCGCGGTGTGACGGGGACGTCCGGCCGGTAGCCCTTCGGGCCGGTCAGATGCAGGTCAGCGATTGAGAGGTAGTTATGTCGGCCGACAACGACCGGCTCACGTACGCCAGAGACCCTAAGCACGCGAAAGACCCCGACTACGGTGAGCTCGACGTTCTGTTGAGCGGCTCGGTCCCGGCGATGTCCAACGGTCAGAGTCGACACGGGAACGCTCCGCCGGCGGTGTTGCCGTCCAGGTTCCCCAGGCCGGCGCCCCCGGCCGGCGAAGCCGAGATCACGGCGAAGATCCCGCCTGTCCCGGCCGACCCGCCTCGTCCGCCCGTCGGCGTGCCGGCCGAGAACTGGATACTGCAGACGCCCGTGCCGCCCCATGGCGCACCGGTTGCCGTGCCCCGCGCGATCGACAACTTCGCCCACGTCGGGGTGCGCTCCGCGGTCAAGATGCACTCGCGGCGAGGGTGGCGGCGGCTGCTGTACCGCACCACCCGCATCAACGTGGGTCTGTCGCGCGACGAACTGTACGAGCTCGACCTGTTCGCGCGCGTGCGCCGCAACGCCAGGGAGTCGTACCAGAT
Proteins encoded:
- a CDS encoding SMP-30/gluconolactonase/LRE family protein; its protein translation is MTVGAELVRTTELANGFCFGEGPRWFEGLLWFSDMLGEAVHTVTLGGAITTLSVPGHAPSGLGFRPDGTLLIVSTERRQVLRYDGDTVDVLADVSALVPAALGDLVIDGHGRAYVGSQARSGGVIVRIDPDGTARVVAEHLDFPNGMAITPDGTALIVAESTGRRLSAFAVGADGDLSDRRVFAEGLDGPPDGIAIDAEGGVWTALTLAHRFQRIVDGGAVTDRVDVGDRTAIACALGGPEGRTLFLVTTADAYPQRLVGTKSSRIEALMVDVAAPGDHVHHH
- a CDS encoding SDR family NAD(P)-dependent oxidoreductase — protein: MALVTGAARGQGAAIVRRLVADGFRVAAADLLVDELRSSTAEYDDAVIAVALDVTSPDQWQAAVATTVERFGSLRTLVNNAGVLHRAPIAVETPDGFENSWRVNCLGPFLGIRAALESLRRVDGAAIVNTCSTGAIRAFPDHAAYGSAKWALRGLTQVAAAELGPAGIRVNAVFPGPVETPMLDPATQRRLAARAVTGRLGKATEIADAVAFLVSDHASFITGSELVVDGGQCLQIG
- a CDS encoding cytochrome P450 → MKQPVLQDFTYDPFDPDVMADPLPYYRILRDRHPVYHIDKWDTYALSRFDDIWNVLGVNDGTFVASEGTLPAANVLARRNDGPVPDPPLHPMPFHANFDSPIYENVRRCTSAQFRPRSVTRLADRIRTLANERLDELLPRGRFDLTQDYGGIVAATMVCEFVGLPAALAPEVLATVNAGSLAQPGEGVEVGNARPGYLSYLTPIVERRRAEGADGSVPIADSLISYRLPDGSAFGDMEAAVQMLGVFIGGTETVPKITATGLWQLLRHPDQLAAVRSDLEGNVPTAREEIIRHSAPAQWFARTVRRPFTIHGTTINPGQRVITLLASAARDEREYDNPDDFIWNRPIERLLSFGRGQHFCLGVHVARLEITIMIQEWLKRVPDYHVDETAASRPPSSFQWGWNNLPVEV
- a CDS encoding zinc-binding dehydrogenase; translation: MWCYRLVAPFTFERTDVAEPSPESLCDGQVLLKFEAAGICGSDLPGFRGAQGKLPGDTGSRAAEMNGFPIHEIAGEVLASRHPGHLPGARVVGWASGFDGLMARVVADGNGLAPYDSQLSPQSAVGLQPLACVLYAVEQLPGLAGRHVAVLGQGSIGLLFSYVAKALGAAKITGVDPVDRAQIGPRFGVDDVVRATSDRWVRHLDPRDKPDVVIEAVGHQVATLNHALEAAAFGGTVFYFGVPDDDSYPISMRTMLRKNLTLKSGVTLDRRRMLHSADEFARAHPDLLPAYITHTFGIDDVQAAFELACLPTPGRVKIAITA
- a CDS encoding thioesterase family protein, producing the protein MSDSYYELIDTDRHGARFRATDLVRGTWSAAIQHAAPVSALLVRALELCEPRSDTRLSRVAVDLMGAVPSEGDLWVRAQLDRPGKQIELVSAEMLAPGPDRAPRVVARASGWRMLTLDTAPLRHAAAPPLPPLERARSRDMAKNWEPNYVHSIDWRWLTVPQAPGPGESWLKPMVDLVKGEAMTPLQRLFTVADDANGIGSKIDIREWTFLNTDLVVHVHRVPDGDWIGIRADTSYGPDGIGTTVGTLFDQTGAVGAIQQSVLVRPRRPPSPRNCIPGR
- a CDS encoding glycoside hydrolase family 3 C-terminal domain-containing protein, with the translated sequence MTPYDTRIAELSLPQRAALGSGATFWTTKAVDGVPAIMLTDGPHGVRKQSGSATDHLGVASSEPATCFPPAVGLSQTWDPELVERIGVALGDECRSLGVHVLLGPGVNIKRDPRCGRNFEYYSEDPLLSGALGAAWVRGVQSRGVGASLKHFAVNNAEHDRMRASSDVDERTLREIYLRAFERVVRDAAPWTVMCSYNRINGTYAAENAWLLTEVLRGEWGFDGVVVSDWGAVRDRVAAVAAGLDLEMPATGGITDADVVSAVQEGALDESVVTRAAGRVARLAARATENAGTRTPFDADAHHRLAREAAAQAVVLLKNDGEVLPLSPSTLAVIGPFAQAPRYQGGGSSHVNPTRVDIPLDEIRSHAAGHEVTYSPDVASAVDAARSADTAIVFLGLSAEAESEGYDRDDIDLPAEQLDLLRAVVDVQPRTVVVLAHGGVVRLDEVATLAPAILDGALLGQAGGGAIADVLFGAVNPSGRLAETVPLRLQDSPSYLNFPSERGHTVYGERVFVGYRGYDARDIAVAFPFGHGLSYTTFAYSDLRVAEGRDGVTVRVTVENSGARAGREVVQAYTGLPSSRVARPPRTLAGFAGVTLAPGEQTTVEIPVRRSDLAYWDVAAHRWAVEAGEYTVWVGASSRDLRLSATVKLEGDEPVQPFTAESTLGEILTDPVAAPLAVAALSEAVPGGTGESALGTDLLKMIASIPLGRLAGFSAGRITRAQLDALLVSINSARS
- a CDS encoding HpcH/HpaI aldolase family protein; this encodes MNPSRLQAVLGRREPMWGGWVVGPTMLGPEEFAAAGYDYVGFDVQHGYLDDADVALLLRRVEHVPIATVVRLPSADPAPIGRVLDAGADAVIIAMVESAEHAAQAVAATRYAPGGVRSFGPLRASLGLDTTALEARVSVFVMIETARGLGAVDDICAVPGLTGVYVGPADLAISMGFRPADAWTQPDVGGAMAAIQSTATSAGLVTGIHAGTGKLGKAAAAQGYRMITLTSESQALRRGAAGHLHDATGQAEDRQGGYH
- a CDS encoding cytochrome P450; this translates as MTVASTPQAREYSPFDITSHEFWSQPFDVRDETFAQLRATDGLTWHRPLPTLFDISEPGFWALTRRADLQFASQHPELFTSTLGVALDPMPADVQRFASFFLTMDPPEHTTYRKLISSAFTPRNVRRIEEQIHANAVAVVDDLVGAGDIDFVHDCAARLPMVTILDMLGVPSADQPALARAAEKLFSMSDDEYSSIEERAADTINEIMLLSGTGVELAKFRRANPGDDLMTSIVDAEVDGHRLTDDEIGAFLILLASAGNDTTKQTTTHAMLALAANPEQKDWLMADFENRIGLAVEEFVRWSTPVLQFARFATEDVEVAGQRINAGDKVGLFYCSANRDESVFTEPQRFDLSRSPNPHVGFGAGGPHFCLGNQLAKTELRNLFRELLTRLKTVEFGEPELLYSSFVHGIKRVPAFVR
- a CDS encoding flavin-containing monooxygenase, which encodes MPADRMSMPTSIGIIGAGPGGLALGIFLKKAGFADFTIFDREDGVGGTWRINTYPGLACDVKSHLYSYSFDLNAEWSRLWSGQPEILAYFERCARRHQLAPHLKLNTEVVAAQWDSDHWCLKTKAGEEYRFDVVVSAVGLFTRPVLPNLVEEEPFTGTVMHSARWDHSVDFDGARVAVLGTGSTASQVVPELARVAGHVYSVQRSPTWILPKPDRAYTERERWLFAHVPLAKKIYRARLWLRSEANIAVIENGSEKTQHFRAIAMRLLESTVTDPELRNRLTPDHPLGCKRLVFSSDFIPTLTRPNVEVVSSPARALRARSLVTDDGRELDVDVVVCATGYAAADYLGEIDVVGEDGISLRDTWNDGAYAYLGMAVPGFPNFFMLYGPNTNVGSNSVIFILEAQARYIVRALKHLRRKKKSYVAVRPDVMAAFLSDIDRWMQGTVWLTRCSSYFRAPNGRVVTQWPRSARAFWTMTRRFRPRAYVFDPPAVRAGAPAGATSGRSDG